In a genomic window of Quercus lobata isolate SW786 chromosome 4, ValleyOak3.0 Primary Assembly, whole genome shotgun sequence:
- the LOC115986632 gene encoding ADP,ATP carrier protein 1, mitochondrial-like — MVDQVQHPTVFQKAAGQLHLRSGISMDVQSFDGAYHQAALYQRRATFGNYSNAAFQYPIMPACGATTDLSAVASTASPIFIAAPKEKGNFLIDFLMGGVSAAVSKTAAAPIERVKLLIQNQDEMIKSGRLSEPYKGIGDCFGRTIKEEGFASLWRGNTANVIRYFPTQALNFAFKDYFKRLFNFKKDKDGYWKWFAGNLASGGAAGASSLLFVYSLDYARTRLANDAKAAKKGGERQFNGLVDVYKKTLATDGIAGLYRGFNISCVGIIVYRGLYFGMYDSLKPVLLTGDLADSFFASFALGWLITNGAGLASYPIDTVRRRMMMTSGEAVKYKSSLDAFSQILKNEGPKSLFKGAGANILRAVAGAGVLAGYDKLQLIVFGKKYGSGGA, encoded by the exons ATGGTTGATCAGGTTCAACACCCCACAGTCTTTCAGAAGGCAGCTGGCCAGCTCCATCTCCGCTCTGGTATTTCCATGGATGTTCAGAGTTTTGATGGTGCTTACCATCAGGCAGCTCTGTACCAAAGGCGTGCCACATTTGGAAACTACTCAAATGCTGCCTTCCAGTATCCCATAATGCCAGCTTGTGGAGCTACTACTGATCTATCTGCTGTTGCATCGACTGCCTCCCCAATTTTCATTGCAGCCCCTAAAGAGAAAGGAAACTTTCTCATTGATTTCCTTATGGGTGGTGTATCTGCTGCTGTATCCAAAACAGCTGCTGCTCCAATTGAGCGTGTTAAACTTTTGATTCAGAACCAGGATGAGATGATTAAATCCGGGAGGTTGTCTGAACCCTACAAGGGTATTGGTGATTGTTTTGGCCGAACAATTAAGGAAGAGGGATTTGCTTCATTGTGGAGAGGGAACACTGCTAATGTCATCCGTTACTTCCCTACTCAG GCCTTGAACTTTGCATTCAAGGATTACTTTAAGAGGCTTTTCAACTTCAAGAAGGACAAGGATGGTTACTGGAAATGGTTTGCTGGTAACTTGGCCTCTGGTGGTGCAGCTGGTGCTTCATCTCTTCTCTTTGTTTACTCACTGGACTATGCCCGTACCCGTCTGGCTAACGATGCTAAGGCTGCAAAGAAGGGAGGAGAGAGGCAATTCAATGGTCTGGTTGATGTCTACAAAAAGACACTGGCAACTGATGGTATTGCTGGTCTCTACCGTGGATTCAACATTTCATGTGTTGGTATCATCGTGTACCGTGGTCTTTACTTCGGAATGTATGATTCTTTGAAGCCAGTTCTCCTGACTGGAGATTTGGCG GATAGTTTCTTTGCTAGCTTTGCCCTTGGTTGGCTCATCACCAACGGTGCTGGTCTTGCATCCTACCCAATTGACACTGTTCGTAGAAGAATGATGATGACCTccggtgaagctgtcaagtacAAGAGCTCATTGGATGCATTCTCCCAGATTCTGAAGAATGAGGGTCCCAAGTCTCTCTTCAAGGGTGCTGGTGCAAACATCCTCCGTGCTGTTGCTGGTGCTGGTGTCCTTGCCGGTTATGACAAGTTACAGTTAATCGTGTTCGGAAAGAAATACGGATCTGGTGGTGCTTAA
- the LOC115988014 gene encoding E3 ubiquitin-protein ligase BIG BROTHER-like — MNANGQMEVHYINTGCPYTVTESFMNFFEGLTHVPVNYGHTVPMHDQESVYWSMNMHSYKFGISGPGNTYYGPYEVNDHLPRAEVSRSAWDYPSTINEEPATTDSQSEGDAVMGVHAIPEECSPTHHNSNSPQVAWQDNVDPDNMTYEELLDLGEAVGTQSRGLSQDLINLLPTTKYKFKNLFSAKKARERCVVCQMRYKRGDRQIKLPCKHVYHSECITKWLSISKICPICNTEVFG; from the exons ATGAATGCGAATGGACAAATGGAGGTGCATTACATAAACACCGGTTGTCCTTACACGGTTACGGAAAGTTTTATGAACTTCTTCGAAGGCCTTACTCATGTGCCAGTCAATTATGGACATACTGTACCTATGCATGATCag GAAAGTGTATACTGGTCAATGAATATGCATTCTTACAAATTTGGAATATCTGGTCCGGGGAATACTTATTATGGTCCTTATGAGGTAAATGACCATTTACCAAGAGCAGAGGTCAGCAGGAGTGCTTGGGATTACCCTTCAACGATTAATGAAGAGCCTGCAACCACAGACTCACAATCTGAAGGAGATGCAGTCATGGGTGTGCATGCTATCCCTGAAGAAT GCAGTCCAACTCATCACAATAGTAATAGTCCACAG GTTGCATGGCAAGACAATGTTGATCCAGATAACATGACCTATGAG GAATTACTTGACTTAGGTGAGGCAGTTGGAACTCAAAGTCGAGGTCTTTCACAGGACCTTATTAATTTGCTTCCAACTACAAAgtacaaatttaaaaacttattcTCAGCAAAGAAAGCTAGAGAGAG ATGTGTGGTTTGCCAGATGAGGTACAAAAGAGGTGACCGGCAAATAAAATTGCCGTGCAAGCATGTTTACCATAGTGAATGCATCACCAAATGGCTTAGCATTAGCAAG ATATGCCCAATTTGCAACACCGAGGTATTTGGCTAG